A genome region from Cucurbita pepo subsp. pepo cultivar mu-cu-16 chromosome LG02, ASM280686v2, whole genome shotgun sequence includes the following:
- the LOC111788239 gene encoding nucleolin-like — protein sequence MVGGSRRDEGSLVINNTNVFAALETLRKKKKSDKERKNKGSSKSQSAQAKEPEPQVFWAPAPLTSKSWADVDDEDDDDYYATTAPPQAVWGSSDAHGSKEKLGNVEESESDDDILDEVDYDLEDEHEHDHDHENEHEPEVPVHPEPAVKNAPEASVAPKEAERQLSKKERKKKELAELDALLADFGVSQKDSNGQDESRDVQEKREGESNGDGEKKENAPSESKSAKKKKKKEKKEVKDQDQRNNSDVNTGPDEPAGNGNAEEDASAVDVKERLKKVTSAKKKKSSKEMDSSSKAAALEAAARSARLAAAKKKDKNHYNQQPVR from the exons atggTCGGAGGAAGCAGGAGGGACGAGGGTTCTTTGGTTATCAACAACACTAATGTTTTTGCAGCCCTCGAAACTCtcaggaagaagaagaagtctGACAAGGAACGCAAGAATAAAGGGTCGTCTAAGTCCCAGTCGGCTCAGGCTAAGGAACCTGAACCTCAGGTTTTTTGGGCACCAGCTCCATTGACTTCCAAATCATGGGCTGAtgttgatgatgaagatgatgacgaTTATTATGCCACGACTGCTCCTCCTCAGGCTGTGTGGGGCTCTTCGGATGCTCATGGGAGCAAGGAGAAGCTGGGCAATGTAGAG GAGAGTGAGAGTGATGATGACATCCTGGATGAAGTTGATTATGATCTTGAAGATGAGCATGAGCATGATCACGATCACGAGAATGAGCATGAACCAGAGGTACCTGTGCATCCTGAACCAGCTGTGAAGAACGCTCCTGAAGCCTCTGTGGCACCAAAGGAGGCTGAGAGGCAACTTTCCaagaaggaaaggaagaagaaagagctTGCTGAACTTGATGCCCTTCTGGCTGATTTTGGAGTAAGCCAGAAAGACAGCAACGGTCAAGATGAGTCACGTG ATGtacaagaaaagagagaaggagaatCCAATGGAGAtggggaaaaaaaggaaaatgccCCTTCAGAGTCCAAAAGtgccaagaagaagaagaagaaggaaaagaaggagGTTAAAGACCAGGATCAGCGAAACAATTCCGATGTTAACACCGGACCAGACGAACCTGCTGGCAATGGTAATGCAGAGGAAGACGCTTCGGCAGTCGATGTTAAGGAGCGGCTTAAGAAGGTAACATCcgcgaagaagaagaaatctagCAAAGAGATGGACTCTTCTTCCAAAGCTGCTGCTCTTGAGGCTGCTGCAAGGAGTGCAAGACTTGCAGCCgccaaaaagaaagataagaaCCATTACAACCAACAGCCTGTGCGGTAA